Proteins encoded by one window of Cloeon dipterum chromosome 4, ieCloDipt1.1, whole genome shotgun sequence:
- the LOC135942648 gene encoding zinc finger protein 574-like isoform X1 produces MQAPRMSSTKLEESGEDHGRNVCFICQQTLVPCSSLSLSRVDLNKLCNWWRKYLTTPFNRKAAKNSKCCNMCVASARSHHEDTDAGDPNLAWWSVVDEPQDKVAPIVQLNRLSVDQVWRAIKGLPQGSQKPNRNQKSVVSKAKQKTFYRCNYCSSKFSKIGLKAMHENVMHASYLIPKHQVQRTSDGAEHQCPFCCSKFKSRSALNGHVWGVHSMQYFKCPMGCKDALLGKDDLKAHLTDKHEDADNRLFKLVTSKVPCSYYQCNQMFANEHKMDQHFKKTHQKQEGDFRCRVCGYRGVNRYKFLLHMRKYHHSSEPEERVQDPQSSTSGVGDQAEVQCGLCGLWRVAADIQEHKMEAKCQHCKGIFACRGLRNRHLWNKCSAAPSHKQEEGWEVIAKVTVRF; encoded by the exons ATGCAGGCGCCAAGAATGTCCTCCACCAAGTTAGAAGAGAGTGGTGAAGATCACGGCAGAAACGTGTGCTTCATTTGCCAGCAAACTCTGGTTCCGTGCAGTTCCCTTTCGCTGTCCAGAGTGGACCTGAACAAACTGTGCAACTGGTGGCGCAAGTATTTGACAACCCCCTTCAATCGCAAAGCCGCTAAAAACAGCAAATGCTGCAACATGTGTGTCGCCTCGGCCAG gaGCCACCATGAGGACACCGATGCTGGGGATCCCAACCTAGCCTGGTGGTCTGTCGTCGATGAACCGCAGGACaaag TGGCTCCTATCGTGCAGCTGAATAGGCTTTCTGTTGATCAAGTTTGGCGAGCCATCAAAGGATTGCCCCAGGGCAGCCAGAAACCCAATCGCAATCAGAAAAGTGTTGTGTCGAAGGCCAAGCAGAAGACGTTTTATAGATGCAACTATTGCAGCTCCAAATTCTCCAAAATTGGACTTAAGGCCATGCACGAAAATGTGATGCACGCCTCTTACTTGATACCGAAGcatcag GTTCAAAGGACAAGTGATGGCGCTGAGCATCAGTGTCCATTCTGctgttcaaagtttaaaagcaGAAGTGCACTGAATGGACACGTGTGGGGCGTGCATTCGATGCAATACTTCAAGTGTCCGATGGGCTGCAAGGACGCTCTGCTGGGAAAAGATGATCTGAAGGCTCACCTGACTGACAAGCATGAGGACGCCGACAATCGCCTCTTCAAGCTCGTAACCTCCAAGGTTCCGTGTAGTTATTACCAGTGCAACCAGATGTTTGCCAACGAGCACAAGATGGACCAGCACTTCAAGAAGACCCACCAGAAACAGGAGGGTGACTTCAGGTGCAGGGTTTGCGGATACAGAGGCGTGAACCGCTACAAATTCCTCCTCCACATGAGAAAGTACCACCACAGCAGTGAGCCGGAGGAGCGCGTCCAGGATCCTCAAAGCAGTACAAGTGGTGTTGGAGACCAGGCGGAGGTGCAGTGCGGCCTGTGTGGATTGTGGAGGGTCGCAGCGGACATTCAAGAGCATAAGATGGAGGCCAAGTGCCAGCACTGCAAGGGCATTTTCGCCTGCCGGGGCCTCAGGAACAGACACCTGTGGAACAAATGCAGTGCTGCTCCGAGCCACAAGCAGGAAGAAGGCTGGGAGGTCATTGCAAAGGTCACCGTCCGCTTCTAG
- the LOC135942648 gene encoding zinc finger protein 574-like isoform X2 codes for MQAPRMSSTKLEESGEDHGRNVCFICQQTLVPCSSLSLSRVDLNKLCNWWRKYLTTPFNRKAAKNSKCCNMCVASASHHEDTDAGDPNLAWWSVVDEPQDKVAPIVQLNRLSVDQVWRAIKGLPQGSQKPNRNQKSVVSKAKQKTFYRCNYCSSKFSKIGLKAMHENVMHASYLIPKHQVQRTSDGAEHQCPFCCSKFKSRSALNGHVWGVHSMQYFKCPMGCKDALLGKDDLKAHLTDKHEDADNRLFKLVTSKVPCSYYQCNQMFANEHKMDQHFKKTHQKQEGDFRCRVCGYRGVNRYKFLLHMRKYHHSSEPEERVQDPQSSTSGVGDQAEVQCGLCGLWRVAADIQEHKMEAKCQHCKGIFACRGLRNRHLWNKCSAAPSHKQEEGWEVIAKVTVRF; via the exons ATGCAGGCGCCAAGAATGTCCTCCACCAAGTTAGAAGAGAGTGGTGAAGATCACGGCAGAAACGTGTGCTTCATTTGCCAGCAAACTCTGGTTCCGTGCAGTTCCCTTTCGCTGTCCAGAGTGGACCTGAACAAACTGTGCAACTGGTGGCGCAAGTATTTGACAACCCCCTTCAATCGCAAAGCCGCTAAAAACAGCAAATGCTGCAACATGTGTGTCGCCTCGGCCAG CCACCATGAGGACACCGATGCTGGGGATCCCAACCTAGCCTGGTGGTCTGTCGTCGATGAACCGCAGGACaaag TGGCTCCTATCGTGCAGCTGAATAGGCTTTCTGTTGATCAAGTTTGGCGAGCCATCAAAGGATTGCCCCAGGGCAGCCAGAAACCCAATCGCAATCAGAAAAGTGTTGTGTCGAAGGCCAAGCAGAAGACGTTTTATAGATGCAACTATTGCAGCTCCAAATTCTCCAAAATTGGACTTAAGGCCATGCACGAAAATGTGATGCACGCCTCTTACTTGATACCGAAGcatcag GTTCAAAGGACAAGTGATGGCGCTGAGCATCAGTGTCCATTCTGctgttcaaagtttaaaagcaGAAGTGCACTGAATGGACACGTGTGGGGCGTGCATTCGATGCAATACTTCAAGTGTCCGATGGGCTGCAAGGACGCTCTGCTGGGAAAAGATGATCTGAAGGCTCACCTGACTGACAAGCATGAGGACGCCGACAATCGCCTCTTCAAGCTCGTAACCTCCAAGGTTCCGTGTAGTTATTACCAGTGCAACCAGATGTTTGCCAACGAGCACAAGATGGACCAGCACTTCAAGAAGACCCACCAGAAACAGGAGGGTGACTTCAGGTGCAGGGTTTGCGGATACAGAGGCGTGAACCGCTACAAATTCCTCCTCCACATGAGAAAGTACCACCACAGCAGTGAGCCGGAGGAGCGCGTCCAGGATCCTCAAAGCAGTACAAGTGGTGTTGGAGACCAGGCGGAGGTGCAGTGCGGCCTGTGTGGATTGTGGAGGGTCGCAGCGGACATTCAAGAGCATAAGATGGAGGCCAAGTGCCAGCACTGCAAGGGCATTTTCGCCTGCCGGGGCCTCAGGAACAGACACCTGTGGAACAAATGCAGTGCTGCTCCGAGCCACAAGCAGGAAGAAGGCTGGGAGGTCATTGCAAAGGTCACCGTCCGCTTCTAG
- the LOC135944054 gene encoding uncharacterized protein LOC135944054, translating to MNCLFLGLVLMTALLSCSEAKNLFRRQERKVNTGWLGFEPAFDGLRRIHKRDDNPPPTEEPWTGRWMPERTTARPATTEEAWTGRYMPERVTFKTPIEEPKSNAQFSSNYHETDLTYLRRVSMGSHNKACDDGKTNLTLDWDGSSVDYTCKYPRFIFAPEDNVQAVLQQEYVPPHYVPAHVCMNDTIEYNQDVPTYGNHRPVWPKYGEYTYLPKQRWLHNIEHGAVVMLYHPCADKREVDMARKLLTGCLWKHIITPYTKLAPNQSITLVAWGAKIGMQKVKPDIVRNFIREFALNGPEGSNSNEGEFDQMLVNAAEIVPGSDIEDSKICPDQWY from the exons ATGAATTGCCTATTTCTTGGCCTAGTGCTGATGACAGCGCTGCTGTCATGCTCGGAGGCGAAGAATCTGTTTCGACGGCAAGAACGCAAAGTTAACACTGGCTGGCTCGGATTTGAACCTGCTTTTGATGGGCTCAGAAGGATCCATAAAAG AGATGATAACCCTCCACCCACTGAAGAGCCATGGACTGGCAGATGGATGCCTGAAAGAACCac AGCTCGTCCAGCCACCACAGAGGAGGCGTGGACAGGTCGCTACATGCCAGAACGCGTAACTTTCAAGACTCCAATTGAGGAGCCTAAGTCGAACGCCCAGTTTTCCTCCAATTACCACGAGACGGACCTTACTTACCTCCGACGAGTCTCGATGGGCAGCCACAACAAAGCGTGCGACGACGGCAag aCTAACCTGACATTGGACTGGGACGGCTCGTCAGTAGATTACACGTGCAAATATCCGAGATTCATCTTCGCGCCTGAAGACAATGTTCAAGCCGTACTTCAGCAAGAATACGTCCCTCCACATTATGTG CCAGCGCACGTTTGCATGAACGATACTATCGAGTACAACCAAGATGTCCCGACTTA TGGAAACCACCGACCTGTGTGGCCAAAGTATGGCGAGTACACGTATTTGCCTAAGCAGCGATGGCTGCACAATATAGAG catGGAGCGGTTGTGATGCTGTACCACCCTTGCGCAGACAAGAGAGAGGTTGACATGGCGCGTAAACTTTTGACTGGCTGCCTTTGGAAACACATCATCACCCCGTACACCAAATTGGCGCCGAATCAATCGATCACTCTGGTGGCTTGGGGCGCAAAAATTGGCATGCAAAAGGTGAAGCCGGACATTGTCAGAAATTTCATTAGGGAATTCGCGCTAAATGGGCCTGAAGGGTCGAATTCCAATGAAGGAGAGTTTGACCAAATGCTGGTAAATGCTGCCGAAATCGTGCCTGGCTCTGACATCGAAGATTCCAAAATTTGCCCTGATCAGTGGTACTAG
- the LOC135942648 gene encoding zinc finger protein 574-like isoform X3: protein MSSTKLEESGEDHGRNVCFICQQTLVPCSSLSLSRVDLNKLCNWWRKYLTTPFNRKAAKNSKCCNMCVASARSHHEDTDAGDPNLAWWSVVDEPQDKVAPIVQLNRLSVDQVWRAIKGLPQGSQKPNRNQKSVVSKAKQKTFYRCNYCSSKFSKIGLKAMHENVMHASYLIPKHQVQRTSDGAEHQCPFCCSKFKSRSALNGHVWGVHSMQYFKCPMGCKDALLGKDDLKAHLTDKHEDADNRLFKLVTSKVPCSYYQCNQMFANEHKMDQHFKKTHQKQEGDFRCRVCGYRGVNRYKFLLHMRKYHHSSEPEERVQDPQSSTSGVGDQAEVQCGLCGLWRVAADIQEHKMEAKCQHCKGIFACRGLRNRHLWNKCSAAPSHKQEEGWEVIAKVTVRF, encoded by the exons ATGTCCTCCACCAAGTTAGAAGAGAGTGGTGAAGATCACGGCAGAAACGTGTGCTTCATTTGCCAGCAAACTCTGGTTCCGTGCAGTTCCCTTTCGCTGTCCAGAGTGGACCTGAACAAACTGTGCAACTGGTGGCGCAAGTATTTGACAACCCCCTTCAATCGCAAAGCCGCTAAAAACAGCAAATGCTGCAACATGTGTGTCGCCTCGGCCAG gaGCCACCATGAGGACACCGATGCTGGGGATCCCAACCTAGCCTGGTGGTCTGTCGTCGATGAACCGCAGGACaaag TGGCTCCTATCGTGCAGCTGAATAGGCTTTCTGTTGATCAAGTTTGGCGAGCCATCAAAGGATTGCCCCAGGGCAGCCAGAAACCCAATCGCAATCAGAAAAGTGTTGTGTCGAAGGCCAAGCAGAAGACGTTTTATAGATGCAACTATTGCAGCTCCAAATTCTCCAAAATTGGACTTAAGGCCATGCACGAAAATGTGATGCACGCCTCTTACTTGATACCGAAGcatcag GTTCAAAGGACAAGTGATGGCGCTGAGCATCAGTGTCCATTCTGctgttcaaagtttaaaagcaGAAGTGCACTGAATGGACACGTGTGGGGCGTGCATTCGATGCAATACTTCAAGTGTCCGATGGGCTGCAAGGACGCTCTGCTGGGAAAAGATGATCTGAAGGCTCACCTGACTGACAAGCATGAGGACGCCGACAATCGCCTCTTCAAGCTCGTAACCTCCAAGGTTCCGTGTAGTTATTACCAGTGCAACCAGATGTTTGCCAACGAGCACAAGATGGACCAGCACTTCAAGAAGACCCACCAGAAACAGGAGGGTGACTTCAGGTGCAGGGTTTGCGGATACAGAGGCGTGAACCGCTACAAATTCCTCCTCCACATGAGAAAGTACCACCACAGCAGTGAGCCGGAGGAGCGCGTCCAGGATCCTCAAAGCAGTACAAGTGGTGTTGGAGACCAGGCGGAGGTGCAGTGCGGCCTGTGTGGATTGTGGAGGGTCGCAGCGGACATTCAAGAGCATAAGATGGAGGCCAAGTGCCAGCACTGCAAGGGCATTTTCGCCTGCCGGGGCCTCAGGAACAGACACCTGTGGAACAAATGCAGTGCTGCTCCGAGCCACAAGCAGGAAGAAGGCTGGGAGGTCATTGCAAAGGTCACCGTCCGCTTCTAG